One genomic segment of Sphingorhabdus sp. M41 includes these proteins:
- a CDS encoding acyl-CoA dehydrogenase family protein, translating to MLRPFDNDERRQFRETCRRFAETELQPFANEWDEAGEIPWEMHQKVGALGVWGFGVDEKYGGLGMDDIFMRAAWGEEAARAHNGGTLAALGGRSISIGPIHKLASQDIKDRILKDIVLGKKGSSLGITEPGGGSDVANMQTTARQDGNHWVINGAKTFITGGMTSDYYVIGARTGGEGLNGISLFLVDADAEGFSRTALDKKMGWWASDQASLYFDEVRVPAENMLGEEGRGFIQIMHNFNHERLGMVAQSLGMMRVLLEYSIDYAQQRETFGKPMIKHQVIRHKIADMSARVDRLDGWLNQICWLADQGEMPVAQICKAKFSATKDLEFCASEAMQILGGAGYLRGNPVERFYREVKVMAIGGGSEEIMRDLAVRQMGL from the coding sequence ATGCTACGCCCTTTTGATAATGACGAGCGCCGCCAGTTCCGCGAAACCTGCCGCCGCTTTGCCGAAACCGAACTGCAGCCGTTCGCCAACGAATGGGATGAGGCAGGCGAAATTCCCTGGGAAATGCATCAGAAAGTCGGGGCGCTCGGCGTCTGGGGCTTTGGCGTCGACGAAAAATATGGCGGCCTTGGCATGGACGACATCTTCATGCGCGCTGCCTGGGGCGAGGAAGCGGCAAGAGCGCATAACGGCGGCACGCTCGCGGCGCTCGGCGGACGGTCGATCTCGATAGGTCCGATCCACAAGCTGGCTTCGCAGGATATAAAAGACCGCATCCTGAAGGATATCGTGCTCGGCAAAAAGGGCTCCAGCCTCGGCATTACCGAGCCCGGTGGTGGCTCCGATGTCGCCAATATGCAGACCACCGCCCGGCAGGATGGCAATCACTGGGTGATTAACGGCGCCAAGACCTTCATCACCGGCGGTATGACTTCCGACTATTATGTTATCGGCGCGCGGACTGGCGGCGAGGGCCTGAACGGTATTTCACTGTTTCTGGTCGACGCCGACGCCGAGGGCTTTTCGCGCACCGCGCTCGACAAGAAAATGGGCTGGTGGGCCTCGGATCAGGCCTCGCTCTATTTTGACGAAGTGCGGGTGCCGGCGGAAAATATGCTCGGCGAGGAAGGGCGCGGCTTCATCCAGATCATGCACAATTTCAACCACGAACGGCTCGGCATGGTGGCCCAGTCTCTCGGCATGATGCGGGTCTTGCTCGAATATTCGATTGACTATGCGCAGCAGCGCGAGACGTTCGGCAAGCCGATGATCAAGCATCAGGTGATCCGCCACAAGATCGCCGACATGTCGGCGCGGGTCGACCGGCTCGATGGCTGGCTCAACCAGATATGCTGGCTCGCCGATCAGGGCGAAATGCCGGTCGCGCAGATTTGCAAGGCCAAGTTCAGCGCCACCAAGGATCTCGAATTTTGCGCAAGCGAAGCGATGCAGATTCTCGGCGGCGCCGGCTATTTGCGCGGCAATCCGGTCGAGCGTTTCTACCGCGAGGTCAAGGTGATGGCGATTGGCGGCGGATCGGAAGAGATCATGCGCGATCTCGCGGTCCGGCAAATGGGTCTCTGA
- a CDS encoding TonB-dependent receptor, translating into MKTINKILMAALCSTAMTAPAFAQDAAQEAETFDENVIIVTATRRAEDVQDIPIAVTAVSPVQLEQQGVVNVQNIGSVSSSFSTSNAQTASGTVVLRIRGVGTTSNNIGFESAVGIFVDGAYQSRPGVALGEFVDVERVEVLRGPQGTLFGRNTSAGALNITNVRPDLNDFGGFVNATYGNFDHMSLQGAINAPLIEDTLALRVTGAYRKRDGYVDIIDRAGNSVGDSNDTDQYLLRGQLGFENDSGIRGRLIADYSKSTASCCAAIEVLQSPVETFGLFGAVGLGARGGMSAPDVAVSPFDTVSMQRAADNRIATSDMRADPSNDQWGVTGEIELPISDSVDLIYIGSYREFRAEESYDSDFSGLDVFNVLPGGGTAIDTMTHELRLQGDALDGALSWLVGGYYSKEDISQTVNFGLGADYDRLVGALLAAGTGGATLNPASPIFLGATPLQTLTGVDPSTVRNTNAYTQSSKSWSIFTHNTLEVVDGLKLTVGLRYSDESKDGSFSQPTTSNNLCPATLGQIGAGNVPAPLISNIFGLGCFAFVAPAIGTAANPFPLPRPFASTFSDEELIYTGKVSYEFASPVTVYASFTHGYKSGGFNLDSTAAAGGADPRFASEEVDAYEVGLKAKFLDNAVTLNVAGFHEEFTDFQVLEFTGAQFTTFNVPLAKSTGVEIETVIRPSANLTINGGLTYTNARYPDNCAGTQTSNNVVSLCGNSLTNAPKWVSIMGATYDRDLGDSLNFFINGQLRMESDRRTSTQAFDPADLTTRTPVPFDVQDGNVKINMRAGLGDIDGAWGIEAWVTNLTNEITRGVTFNTVLRSGSRSAFIQEPRMFGVTLRGKF; encoded by the coding sequence ATGAAGACGATCAATAAAATCCTCATGGCAGCACTTTGTAGCACCGCCATGACTGCCCCCGCTTTTGCGCAAGACGCTGCGCAGGAAGCCGAAACCTTCGACGAAAATGTAATCATCGTGACGGCAACCCGCCGTGCGGAAGATGTTCAGGACATTCCTATCGCCGTAACCGCGGTTAGCCCGGTCCAGCTCGAGCAGCAGGGCGTGGTCAACGTGCAGAATATCGGTAGCGTGTCTTCAAGCTTCTCCACATCCAACGCGCAAACCGCTTCCGGAACGGTTGTTCTTCGTATTCGCGGCGTCGGTACAACGTCCAACAACATCGGTTTTGAATCCGCTGTCGGGATTTTCGTGGACGGCGCCTATCAGTCACGTCCCGGCGTTGCGCTCGGTGAATTTGTTGACGTCGAACGGGTCGAAGTTCTCCGCGGCCCGCAGGGTACATTGTTCGGACGTAATACGTCGGCTGGTGCCTTGAACATTACCAATGTTCGGCCTGACCTCAACGATTTCGGCGGCTTCGTAAACGCGACCTATGGCAATTTTGACCATATGAGCCTCCAGGGTGCGATCAACGCTCCCCTTATCGAAGACACTCTGGCGCTTCGCGTAACCGGAGCCTATCGGAAGCGTGACGGTTATGTCGATATCATTGACCGCGCCGGCAACAGCGTAGGCGATTCCAACGATACCGATCAATATCTGCTTCGTGGTCAGCTTGGCTTTGAGAATGACAGCGGCATTCGCGGACGTTTGATTGCGGATTATTCCAAGAGCACGGCAAGTTGCTGTGCAGCGATCGAAGTTCTGCAATCTCCGGTTGAAACTTTCGGCCTGTTCGGCGCTGTAGGCCTTGGTGCCCGTGGCGGTATGTCGGCGCCTGATGTGGCAGTGAGCCCGTTTGATACGGTTTCCATGCAGCGGGCGGCGGACAATCGTATCGCAACTTCCGATATGAGAGCAGATCCATCCAATGATCAATGGGGTGTGACTGGCGAGATTGAGCTTCCGATCAGCGACAGTGTCGATCTGATCTACATTGGCTCCTATCGCGAATTCAGGGCAGAAGAATCCTACGATTCGGACTTCTCGGGACTCGACGTTTTCAACGTCCTTCCCGGTGGCGGCACCGCCATCGATACGATGACCCATGAATTGCGTCTGCAGGGTGACGCTCTCGACGGCGCGCTTAGCTGGTTGGTCGGCGGCTATTATTCGAAAGAAGATATTTCCCAGACGGTCAACTTCGGACTGGGTGCGGATTATGACCGTCTTGTCGGTGCGCTTTTGGCAGCAGGTACCGGTGGTGCTACGCTGAACCCGGCAAGCCCGATCTTCCTTGGCGCAACACCATTGCAGACTTTGACTGGCGTTGATCCATCAACGGTTCGCAACACCAATGCCTATACGCAAAGCAGCAAAAGCTGGTCGATCTTTACCCACAACACTCTGGAAGTAGTTGATGGTTTGAAATTGACAGTTGGCCTGCGCTATTCTGATGAAAGCAAAGACGGTTCGTTCAGTCAGCCAACGACCAGCAACAACCTCTGCCCAGCAACCCTGGGTCAAATCGGTGCGGGCAATGTGCCAGCGCCATTGATCAGCAACATTTTCGGTCTGGGTTGCTTTGCTTTTGTCGCGCCAGCAATCGGAACGGCTGCAAATCCATTCCCGCTGCCACGGCCATTCGCCAGCACGTTTAGTGATGAAGAGCTGATCTATACCGGTAAGGTGAGCTATGAATTTGCTTCGCCGGTCACCGTTTATGCCAGCTTCACGCACGGGTATAAATCCGGTGGCTTCAACCTCGATTCCACCGCTGCAGCCGGCGGCGCTGATCCGCGCTTTGCTTCGGAAGAAGTCGATGCCTATGAAGTTGGCCTGAAAGCCAAGTTCCTCGACAATGCGGTTACCTTGAACGTTGCTGGTTTCCATGAGGAATTCACCGACTTCCAGGTACTGGAATTCACTGGTGCGCAGTTCACGACGTTCAACGTGCCGCTTGCAAAATCGACTGGTGTTGAAATTGAAACGGTCATTCGTCCGAGCGCAAATCTCACGATTAACGGCGGTTTGACTTATACCAACGCCAGATATCCTGATAATTGTGCAGGAACGCAGACCTCGAACAATGTTGTCAGCCTGTGCGGGAATTCACTGACCAACGCCCCGAAATGGGTGAGCATCATGGGTGCGACCTATGACCGCGACCTTGGAGACAGTCTGAATTTCTTCATCAACGGTCAGCTGCGGATGGAAAGCGATCGCCGGACATCGACGCAAGCCTTTGATCCAGCCGATCTGACGACGCGGACGCCTGTTCCGTTCGATGTTCAGGATGGCAATGTCAAAATCAACATGCGGGCCGGTCTCGGTGATATCGACGGTGCATGGGGAATTGAAGCCTGGGTTACCAACCTGACCAATGAAATCACACGCGGTGTGACGTTCAATACGGTTCTGCGTTCTGGCTCACGCTCTGCCTTCATTCAGGAACCACGCATGTTTGGTGTGACCCTGCGCGGCAAATTCTAG
- a CDS encoding iron-containing alcohol dehydrogenase has product MKNFIFQTVPVLHFGDGCLAELPGQIAALGASRPMIVTDKGIVNAGLIVPVEKTLSEAGFDVVIFDSVVADPPEAIVLQAIEAAKAAGADILIGLGGGSSLDTAKVVAALAVEDAQPLADIYGIGLLERKGLPTILIPTTSGTGSEVTAISILTTGETTKAGIISPHLFADVALLDPALTVGLPANVTAATGIDAMVHAIESYTSRNGKNPVSDMLAIEALKLLTANIKTACSDGKNMQAREAMLRGSMLAGQAFANSPVGAIHALAYPLGGIYHIPHGLSNALVMPYVMQFNLEAAAPLYAQLADALDLPRGSENSSEARAQQLIDYLEALAVKVEAPRKLRDIGIAREATTELAEAAMLQGRLLDNNPREVTLADAQRIYDAAW; this is encoded by the coding sequence ATGAAAAACTTTATATTCCAGACCGTTCCCGTGCTCCATTTCGGCGATGGCTGTCTCGCCGAACTGCCCGGACAGATTGCAGCCCTGGGTGCATCCCGGCCGATGATTGTCACCGACAAGGGCATCGTCAATGCCGGCCTGATTGTGCCGGTTGAAAAAACATTGTCCGAAGCCGGCTTTGACGTCGTGATATTCGATTCGGTGGTGGCCGACCCGCCAGAGGCGATTGTGCTGCAAGCGATAGAAGCGGCAAAAGCGGCAGGCGCGGATATTCTCATCGGACTTGGTGGCGGCAGCTCGCTCGATACCGCCAAGGTGGTTGCTGCTCTCGCGGTGGAGGATGCCCAGCCACTTGCGGATATTTACGGCATTGGCCTGCTGGAGCGCAAAGGTCTGCCGACCATATTGATCCCGACGACGTCCGGCACCGGATCGGAAGTAACCGCTATTTCGATCCTGACCACAGGCGAAACCACCAAGGCCGGTATCATCTCGCCGCATCTGTTTGCCGATGTCGCGCTGCTCGACCCGGCCCTGACAGTCGGACTTCCCGCCAATGTCACCGCCGCGACCGGCATTGACGCCATGGTGCACGCGATCGAATCCTACACCAGCCGCAACGGCAAGAATCCGGTCTCCGACATGCTCGCGATCGAGGCGCTTAAACTGCTCACCGCCAATATCAAAACCGCCTGTTCCGACGGGAAAAACATGCAGGCCCGCGAAGCGATGCTGCGCGGTTCCATGCTCGCCGGTCAGGCTTTTGCGAACAGTCCGGTCGGCGCGATCCACGCGCTCGCTTATCCGCTCGGAGGCATTTATCATATCCCGCACGGCCTATCCAACGCGCTGGTCATGCCTTATGTGATGCAATTCAATCTCGAAGCCGCTGCGCCGCTCTATGCGCAACTCGCCGACGCCCTCGACCTGCCACGCGGCAGTGAAAACAGCAGCGAGGCACGGGCGCAGCAATTGATCGACTATCTCGAGGCGCTCGCCGTAAAGGTCGAGGCGCCACGCAAATTGCGCGACATCGGCATTGCTCGGGAAGCCACGACCGAACTGGCCGAAGCAGCGATGCTGCAAGGCCGGTTGCTCGACAACAACCCAAGAGAAGTGACGCTGGCCGACGCGCAAAGGATATATGATGCCGCCTGGTAA
- a CDS encoding acyl-CoA thioesterase, with protein MMPPGNDSRAKPPVRSDYRAGSTITTRWNDNDPYGHVNNAIYYFWFDTAVNRYLIEQGALDITGGETIGLVVNTSCDYFAPIAFPDDVMARIRVERLGNSSVTYGVGLFRGEEDVASAAGSFTHVYVDRATRRPVSLPSPLRSALESIEV; from the coding sequence ATGATGCCGCCTGGTAACGACTCCCGAGCCAAACCACCGGTCCGCAGCGACTATCGCGCCGGTTCTACGATCACCACGCGCTGGAACGACAATGATCCTTATGGCCATGTGAACAACGCCATCTATTATTTCTGGTTCGACACAGCGGTGAATCGCTATCTGATAGAGCAGGGTGCGCTCGATATCACTGGTGGCGAGACCATCGGTCTGGTGGTCAACACCAGCTGCGACTATTTCGCGCCGATCGCCTTTCCCGACGACGTCATGGCGCGCATCCGGGTAGAGCGGCTCGGCAATAGCAGCGTCACCTATGGCGTCGGCCTGTTCCGCGGGGAAGAGGACGTGGCATCAGCCGCCGGCAGCTTCACCCATGTCTACGTCGATCGCGCCACCCGCCGACCGGTTTCTCTGCCATCTCCCTTGCGTTCCGCACTGGAGTCGATAGAAGTTTAA
- a CDS encoding DMT family transporter, translating into MPDLISADSQPENGPILLPAGSVLFGLLTFAMMDVAMKSLSIEIGAYNAILWRVLLAFVIVSLVFFARRPKMPGKAARKVHLQRGIIVVFMSYLFFWGLARVPLAEAIALSFIAPIIALYLAAVFLGETIHRNAIYASALGFAGVLVIAWGRASGEFEKEALLGIGAILVSALLYAGNLVIQRQQALLAGPIEISFSQNLVVGSSFLLLAPFFAVVPEVESLPFIGAAAIFSLISSLFIAWGYARAEAQNLINLEYSAFIWAAIFGWLFFREPITLTTVVGALMIVVGCILATKRDRKLAHIESTAV; encoded by the coding sequence ATGCCCGATCTAATATCCGCCGATAGCCAGCCAGAAAACGGTCCGATCCTGCTGCCGGCGGGTTCGGTGCTTTTCGGCCTACTCACCTTCGCGATGATGGACGTTGCGATGAAAAGCTTGTCGATAGAGATTGGCGCCTATAACGCCATTCTCTGGCGGGTACTTCTGGCGTTTGTGATTGTTTCGTTGGTCTTCTTCGCGCGGCGCCCCAAAATGCCAGGGAAGGCCGCCCGCAAGGTCCATCTGCAGCGCGGCATTATCGTGGTCTTCATGTCCTATCTGTTCTTCTGGGGTCTGGCGCGGGTGCCGCTGGCCGAGGCCATCGCGCTGTCTTTCATCGCGCCGATTATCGCGCTCTATCTGGCCGCCGTGTTCCTCGGCGAGACCATCCACCGCAACGCCATTTACGCCTCGGCTCTGGGCTTTGCCGGGGTGCTGGTGATTGCGTGGGGCAGGGCGAGCGGCGAGTTCGAGAAAGAGGCGCTGCTCGGTATCGGTGCCATACTTGTGTCGGCGTTACTCTATGCCGGCAATCTGGTGATCCAGCGGCAGCAGGCGCTGCTCGCCGGTCCGATCGAAATCAGCTTTTCCCAAAATCTTGTTGTCGGGTCCTCCTTCCTGCTGCTCGCGCCCTTTTTTGCGGTTGTTCCGGAAGTGGAATCGCTGCCCTTTATCGGGGCCGCGGCGATATTCTCGCTCATCTCCTCGCTGTTCATTGCCTGGGGCTATGCGCGGGCCGAAGCACAGAATCTGATCAATCTCGAATATAGCGCCTTCATCTGGGCGGCAATTTTCGGCTGGCTGTTTTTCCGCGAGCCGATCACACTGACCACGGTCGTGGGCGCGCTCATGATCGTCGTCGGGTGCATATTGGCCACCAAGCGAGACCGGAAACTCGCGCATATCGAATCGACCGCGGTCTGA